Genomic window (Armatimonadota bacterium):
TGTTCGCGGCGTGAACGGAGTTGTTGAAATTATCGTTTCGGCTGGTAATGTGTCGGTTGAGAATGGCGTTTCTCCTAACCTGTATGTCGAGAATAAGTCGGGAGATGTGAGTGTCCGCGAGTGCGACGCCAATATGAACCTGCGCTGCTCCAGCGGAAACATTGCGATCCTGAGTTCCAAGGGCAAAACGATTGCTGCTGAGGCCGTTTCCGGAAACGTGACCGTGGACCTGATTGAGCCAGTGAACGGAACTGTCAACGTTCGCACGGTGAGCGGTAACGCTCATGTGCAGGTTGCCGACGGCTCAGATGCTCGAGTTGCGCTAACTACTTTGCGCGGCGTGACTTCGACTGATATTGAGCTCACCGACCGAGCGCAGAACGATCAGCGAGTGACGGGGCGACTGGGTGATGGCACCGGAACAATCGATGTCAGCGCGGTGACGGGAAACGTGGAGTTGCAACTCCGGCGAGTCTGAAGGTAACCCCGGCGAGACCCGGGGTTAAGCTAACGGCTTTTTTCGAATGGTCGCCCAATCCCGAGGGAACTTCCTTGGGGTTGAGGCGACTTTTTTGTAGATCGGAAACACCCGTTCGATATCCGTTCCCGGCAACATTTGCGTTTCGAAGGAAACCAGCTCGAGCCCCAATTCTTTCAGAGAAGACAGCTCGAAGCCATCGTTCGGAGTCCGCATCGGAATCACGAGTCCACCGATTCGGACAACTGGAGCAGAGAGCTCGAGCTGGATTCCAAGTGGGGCAACTGCGCGTCCCGTGGCCACATCGAACTTCTCTCTCCGACCCCACGATTCTGCGCGATCATTGACAATCTCGAGATTCGACAATGGATGCCGAGCCAAAAACCCGAGCATTTTGCCGCTTGAATCGAGCGCAGTTACCTTCAGATCAGGTCGCGCGCAAGCGAGTGGCCACGAAGGGAATCCGGGGCCGCAACCGATGTCAACGACTCGCTGGCCGTCCCCAATCAAGGAAGACAGCAACAGCGAATCCAGAAAGTGGCGAATACCGCACTCTTCAGGCGAAACGCGGGTGAGGTTCATCACCTGATTCCGGTCGTACAGGTCCCCTTGAAAAACAGAGAACATCGAAATTTGCTCCGGCGAAAGACTCAAACCAAGCTCAGAAACCGCCGAAATCCAATCCACTCGCACAAGTTTAGCTTGCTACAAACCAACAATACCTTTATGATCCTTGCACTTCTCGTCCTGAAATCCGTGAAGGTCACTCAACTTCCTGCCTATCCGGCGACACCTCAGCCGCACCCTTACGCGCTGAGTGGAGATGGGCGGGTGGTGGTCGGTCAATTCGCGCCAGGCAATGCTTTCGTCTGGCGGGGAAGCGAGATTTCGAAGTTTAAACCAACTCTGGACCACTCTGTATTGGACATTTACGCCCAGGCGACCAGCCATGACGGCAACGTAATCGTTGGGAAGGCGGGGCAAGCGTATCGCTACAGCCGGGCCAGCGGATTTCAGCTTTTAGGAAAGCTCCCGGGCGACATTGATTCATTCGCTTACGACGTCAGCTCCGATGGAAACGTGATCGTTGGCTACAGCCAGGCGAGCAACTACAATCGGGCCTTCGTCTGGAGAACGGCGGATGGTATGGTTGAAATTCCCGCTCCAGGTGCAAACACGAGCAGCATTGCCCTTGCAGTTAGCGCAAATGGAAAGGTTGCGTGCGGGATCTCGACGGCCGATACCTCGGCGAAAGCGTTTTGGACAGATTTCCGAGTTTCCGAGCTTCTTCCCATGGGAAAGAACCATACAGATGCGGCAGCAAATGACGTGAACGGGGATGGTTCTATTATCGTTGGGACGGTCTCGGGAGAGGACTCGAGTAGCGCCGTCTACTGGAAAGGCAAGCAAATCTTCTTCTTGCCTAATTTGGGTCGCCGGGTAGCGGTCGCCAAGTGCATCTCGGCGGATGGCTCCTATATCGGCGGATACTCTGGTGACGATGCCGTCATTTGGCACGGCAAGGAGATCATCAAACTTGATTCGATAGCCTCTGGGTGGTCCTTTGAAAGCGTCAACGGGATCACACACGTGGGCAACAAGTTGATTGTCACGGGCTGGGGTAATCGAGCCGGAAAAGACGTTGGTTACTACCTCGTGATGAGCGAGTAGCAACGAATCTGCGCCAAAACGTGTATAACCTTGTCATGCCACGCATCCTCATTGCCTCTTCCTTTCTCGCTTTTGCCCTTGTCGGATGCGGAGGTCCGTCTCTTGTGGGCGACTGGACGGTGTCCAGCGATAAGATGCCCCAAGGTGCGACGGCAAACATCAACTTTACGTCCAACGCTTACAAGATGGATATCAAAGCCGGCCAGGCGGGCGTCAATCTTGCCATCACGATGGATGGTACATACACTCTGAAGGGCGAAGAAATGACGATGACGGCAGGCAACGTCACGATTGACGACAGCCAGATTCCTGCGGCGTTCAAAGCCATGATCGAGCCCGCGAAGAAGCAGCTCGAGGAAGGCAAAGGCAAGACGACCTCTGGCTCAGTGAAGATTGAAGGCGAGACCGCTACCTTCACGGGAAAGGATGACAAAGGTCAACCGGTAACGATGACCTTTACCAAAGTCAAGAAATAGCTCTTCTCTACTTCGGAGCCCATCCGTGCTGACGCAACCAGAAGATCAGGTTGCTTGCCCACGGGTGGGCATTTTTATAGGGTGCTTTGTCTGCGAGCCCGATCCCGTGCTTCCCCTTTTCGAAGATGTGATATTCACACTCTACTCCCGCTTTTCGCAGGGCAGCGGCGAAGAGTTCTGAGTTTTGTGGAGGGACCCCGTCATCCTCCTGAGTGTGCCAAAGAAAGGTTGGCGAGGTGTCCTTATTGATCTGTTTGGGAAGATTCATGAGGTCCATCAGCTTCCGATTCGGCTTGTCGCCGAGAAGCTGCTTGCCCGAAAACTCGTGGCCGTAAGGCTTGTCAAACGAAGTGACGGGATAGCAGAGGATGGCGAAGTCGGGTCGTGCTGAGAGGGAGTCGATGGCCGCAATCTTCGGACCCGCTTCGAGGTTGACTTCCTTGTCCGGCTCGTAAGTCTTCATCGCGTGGTGGACAGCCGCAGTTCCAGCCAGGTGTCCGCCCGCGGAGGAGCCCATGATTCCAACCGTTGTGTAACCCAATGAACGCACTTTTCGGATCGCTCGTTGGGCGTCAGCAAGCATAGCGGGGTGGCGGTATCCGTATTGACCAAGGCGGTAGCGGAGAACGTAGGCGGCAACTCCGTTCATGGCGAGGTACTCGGCATAGTCTTTACCTTCATGGTCGGCCAGAACCCAGTAGGCTCCGCCAGGGCAAACAACGACAGCAGTTTTGGACGACTTTTTCGGCAGGAACTCGGTTAAAGTCGGGATGTCGTTCTCGCCTTTGCCGGTTGCATAAGGGGCATCGCCCTCCCAGAGCCGGATAGTCACCGCCGCTATTGCTGCTGTAAGCATTTTCTGATCTTACTCGGATTGGGTAAGGCGTTCTGCAACCAACGCCGAGCTGACTTCGTCCCTTAGTCAGTGGACGAGCAGAAAACGGAACTTCAAGAAGCGATTGAGCGGCTAACCACTCAGGTTGAGGCTCAGAACAAGTTGCTGAAGGAGTTTGTCGACAGTCAGACCCACTTTGGAAAAAGGCTGGTTGCGGGGCTGTGGACCGGTCTTGGCACTGTGCTCGGTGCGACCGTTGTCGTGTCGCTACTCGTCGTCATGCTGAAGCCTTTAGCTGAAGTCGATTGGGTTGGACCGATTGTGAACCGAGTCATCGACTCCTTAGATCGCCGCCGCCCAGTCAGCGAGCCTCCGCCAGCCGCGCAAAAGACGGAGCTGAAGCAGGTTCCAACACAGAACCCCTAGCTCGGGCTACACTTCTTTGTATATGGTCGAAGACAACGACGTTTCGGAAGTTCCTTCGGACGATGACATTCAGGCAAGGTTTGATGCGATCAAAGCCAAGCTCGAGCCAATTGCTGAGAATCCAGAGCTGGATGCTCGCGTTGAAGCCTTCCTCGGCCAAGAACCAATTGCGAAGGTTCCCACCGAGATAGAACTCGAGGCAGAGCGCGTTGCCGCCAAACTGAACGGACTCGATGAACGGCTTAACTCCGCCAAGCAGACCTATCAGAACACTAAGCCTAAACCTAATTCCGTCTCGGGGGGGCTTGACCAGAAAACTGCACTCGGAATGGGCCTTGGACTCTCGATGGCGTACACCATCATCGGTGCCCCACTGGTCGGCTATGGCTTAGGGTTGCTCATCAACAAACTCACTGGCAATCCCGGATGGCATATCTGGACGACTCTGATTTTCAGTGTGATTGCGATTGCCTGGGTTGCGATGATCGGGGCAAAAACTAACGATCGTCTATGAGGGTAGGGCATTGCTAGCAACTTTCGCAATCGTTGCAGTTACAACGGCTCTCTTCGTGGGCGGATCAGTTTGCTTGGTACGATGCCTCGGATTGGCGAATGATGGAAAAGTGCTTCCAGCAGCTCTTTTTGGAGTTTTTGGGTTGTCGCTTAAGTTCCCTGCCGTGATTGCCGCGTTAAAAATTGCAAAAACCGGAACGGAGAGCGAGAGGGGTGGCGCAATGGCGGCGGTCACGTTGGTATACTTCGTTTCCGTTGTTGGAGCATCCATCTATGGATTCCGACAGAACCGCAAAGACCAATGACGGACCTTAGCCAACTCAGTGGGATCTCCATCGCGAACACTCAAGTGTCGTTCCTAGGATGGGCGGTTTACTTCACAATTGTCTTGCTCGTCATCGGGTTTTTCGTCCAGAGCGCACTGAAAGGTTACAACGGTCGAGTCTTCAAAACCGGACCGGCCCGAATGGCTGAGCAGCTTTATCTCTTCCTAGAGAACATGGCGGTTGGGGCGATTGGTTCCCACGGTCGCAAGTATCTTCCAATGCTCGCAACATTTTGGATGATCATCTTTGTGAGCAACGTGGTTGCTCTCTTCATGCCAGCTTCTCCGACGACCGTTCTCGGTTTCAACTTCGGCCTTGCGCTCTGTTCGATTGGCTATGTTCAGTACGAAGGCATCAAGGCTAACGGGCTGATTGGACACGTTTCTCACTTTGCTGGTCCAAAGCTTGGACTCGCACTTCTGCCGATCACCCTCATGATCTTCCTCATCGAGATTTTCTCGGAGATCATGAAGAACATTTCGCTTTCGATCCGTATCTTCGCAAACATGAGTGGGGGCCACGCGGCGGTTGAGTCGATGAACAAGCTTGGCGAACCCGCTTTCCTTCCTCTCGGCGAATTCCTCCTTCCGCTCAAGGTTCTCACCTGCCTTGTCCAAGCCCTGATCTTTACGCTTCTCACCTGCGTTTATCTCGGGCTGGTCACGCATCACGACCACGGGGACGAAGCTCACGCGCACTAAACAATTTCTATCCGCAAACAACAAACAAAACTAGGAGAAACACGAAAAACAAATGAGTATGATCGGTCTCGGTCTCGCGATCCTGGGCGTCGGCCTGGGCCTCGGCATGATTGGTAATGGTGCGCTACAAGGTATGTCGCGACAACCAGAAGCAATTGGTAAGCTGCAGGTTCAGATGCTGATCGCTCTGGCATTCGTCGAGCTAATGGGCTTCTTGACCATCTTCGCTACCAGCGGATTTGTCGGCAAGTAAAGACCTCAACTATTTTCGTGCCTGCGCTCAACCCGCAGGCACCATGACCAATACCAACTAATGGCTGAACAGCAATCATCATCGAAAGGAAGCGCCCTGCCGGGAATCATCATTGGAGCAATCCTGATGGTTGGCGGTGTGTACCTCGATAAAGTTCTGCACGTCGCTCACGAAGCAGGCGCGGCTGAGCATGCTGGTGGCGAGCACGCTGGGCAGTGGACGGTTCCGTTCCTGAACAAGCTTGACGAGATGGGTCTACCGCTGAACCCGGGGATCACCCTGGCGACCATCGGTGTTCTCCTTATCGTTATGCCCGCGATCAAGTACTTCTACACCAACCCGCTTAAAAACGCCATCGACGAGCGAAATCACAACCTCGAATCTACATTTAACGAAGTCGAGACTCTCCGAAACGAGATGACTTCGATGAAGGGCGACTACGAGAAGCGGATCGCTACGACCGAGGCAGAAGCTCGCGAGAAGATCAACGCACAGATCAAGGAAGCTCAATCGCTTCGACAGAGCCTGATGGCAGAGGCGGCGGCGAAATCCGACGCACTCGTCAAGCAAGCTCAAGAAGAGATTTCATCCGAGAAGGCAAAAGTTCTCGGCGAACTGCGAAACCATGTCACCGACCTCTCGCTAACCGCAGCTGAGAAAGTCGTTGGCGCAAACATGGACACCGCAGCCAACCGAAAGCTCGTCGCTGATTTCATCGCCGACCTCGAGGTGAAGGCTTAACGTGGCTGGAGATCGCGTCGCAAAACGGTACGCCCAAGCAGCTTTTGAAGCTGCGAAAAATGCGAAGTCCGTCGAAATCGTCGGCGCCGATCTGGCTGGCCTGCAGGCCGCCCTCACCGGAAACGGTGACCTCCGTGCTTTCCTTCTTAGCCCCAACCGGGGTCGAGACGAAAAGATCGCCCTCTTCGAGCAAGCACTTGGCGAAAAAGTGACCGCTCTGACGAGCAACCTTGTCAAGCTGATGCTTGAAAAGCGACGCGAAGAAGAGCTACTTACCATCGGCGACGAGTTCTTGACGCTTCGAAGAGCCCACGAAGGCATCGTTCACATCACTGTGACCAGTGCCATCGAGCTAACGGACAGCGAGAAGAAGCAGATCGTCGAGAAAGTGAGCGCAAAACTCGGGCGCAAGTCCGAAGCAGAATTTGCCGTTGATCCCACCCTTGTTGGTGGTGTGAAAGTGGCATACGACAATTTCGTCATTGACGGCAGCGTCAAGGGATCGCTTAAGCGACTCCGAGAATCGCTCCGACAAGACAACCTGAAACAGGCATAAAGAACATGGCCATCCGACCAGAAGAGATTACAGACATCCTCCGCAAGCAACTTGAGTCATTCGACAAGTCTGCGAAGACCGACCACGTTGGCACCGTTATCCAAGTTGGAGACGGTATCGCTCGCGTTCATGGCCTTCCGGACTGCCAAATGGGTGAGCTCCTTGAGTTCCCTAACGGCGTCGTTGGCCTTGCGCTCAACCTCGAAGAGGATTCGGTTGGAGCCGTTCTTATCGGCGACGACACCTCGATCATGGAAGGCGACCCCGTTAAGGAAACCGGAAAGATCATCCAGGTTCCGACCGGAAAGGCTCTCCTTGGTCGCGTTGTGAACGCGCTTGGTCAACCGATCGATAACAAGGGACCAATCGTTACCGACACCTATCAGCGACTTGAGACCATGGCTCCGGGCGTTGTTGATCGACAGCCCGTTACCGAGCCTCTCCAGACCGGTATCAAAGCTATCGATGCGATGATCCCAGTTGGACGAGGTCAGCGAGAACTCGTTATCGGTGACCGACAGACCGGTAAAACCGCGATCTGTATCGACACGATCATCAACCAGAAGTCGACTCACGAGCCAGGCGGCTCGCCGGTCTACTGCATCTACGTTGCTTGTGGACAGAAGGCTTCTAACGTCGCCCGAGTTGTCAAGACCCTCGAAGAGAACGGCGCGCTGGAGTACACCACCATCGTTCTTGCTTCCGCTTCCGACTCGAACGCTGAGCAGTATCTTGCTCCGTTCGCTGGTGCAGCAATCGGCGAGTTCTACCGAGACAACGGCATGCACGCTCTGGTTATCTACGATGACCTTACCAAGCAGGCACAGGCTTACCGCGCTGTTTCGCTCCTTCTCCGTCGCCCGCCAGGACGAGAAGCTTATCCGGGAGACGTTTTCTACCTTCACTCACGCCTTCTGGAGCGAGCGGCTAAGGTGTCCGACGCTCGTGGCGGCGGATCGCTGACGGCTCTACCAATCATCGAAACCCAAAGCGGCGACGTTTCGGCTTACATTCCGACCAACGTTATCTCGATCACTGACGGTCAGATCTACCTTGAGCCCGACCTCTTCTTTGCTGGCGTTCGCCCGGCAATTAACGTTGGTATCTCTGTTAGCCGTGTTGGTGGAAACGCGCAAATCAAGGCGATGAAGTCGGTTGCTGGAAAGCTGAAGCTCGAAATGGCTCAGTACCGCGACGTTGCTGCCTTCGCGCAGTTCGCTTCGGACCTTGACCGATCAACCCAGCTTCAGCTCATCCGAGGCCAGCGCCTTACCGAGCTGCTCAAGCAGGATCTCGTTTCGCCAGTTGACGTTGTTGATCAGATCATCGCGATCTTCGCTGGTTCGCAGGGCGTTCTTGACGAACTGACCAACGAGCAGGTCAAGCCGTTCGAAGCCGGACTTCTCAAGTTCATGCACGAGAAGTACAGTCAGGTTGTTGAGTCAATCCGAACTTCCAAGGCGATCAGCAAGGAAGCCGAGGATCAGCTCAAGGCCGGAATCGCAGAATACGCAGCATCTTTCGGAAAATAAATGGCAACGCTCAAGCAGATTCGTCAGCGCATCCGCGCCGCTAAGAACATCCAGCAAATCACGAAAGCGATGAAGCTGGTTGCCGCCGCGCGCCTCAAGAAGGCGACGGATCGGGTTTTGGAAGCTCGACCTTACGCCGACAAGCTCAAGGACATCATGACCAGCATGTCGGCGTCGGGCGCTTTGCCTCCGCACTCATTGCTGACCAACCGCGAAGTCCAGAACATTCTCGTCATCGTCATGACCTCCGACCGAGGCCTGGCGGGTGGCTTCAACACCTCGATTCTTCGAAAAGGAACCGAGTTTGCGAAGCAGAATGAGGGCAAGGGCGTTAAGATTCTTGGCTACGGTAAGAAGGCTAACATCTTCTTCGCAAAGCGCGGCTATGACATGGTCGAAACCTTCTCGGCTCCTTCGGCCGGAGCTCGACTTGAGGACGCTATTGCGATCACCAAGAAGGCTCGGACGATGTTCGAGTCGGGCGAGGTTGATGCGGTTTGGGTCATTTACTCCAAGTTTGTCTCTGCTGTAAAGCAGATTCCAACTGTCGTTCAGTTGCTTCCAATCGAAGCTCCTTCGGACGTTGAGACGTCTGGCGGTGAAGTAGCTTTCGAACCATCTGCGGATGTCGTCCTTGACATCCTCCTTCCCCGCTACTTCCAGACCTTGGTTTGGCAGTCGATGCTCGAGTCCACGGCCTCAGAATTCGGTGCTCGAATGAGCGCGATGACCGCCGCCACCGACTCGGCCGGAAAGATGATCCACACTCTCACCCTCAAAGCCAACCGCGAGCGCCAAGCCGCGATCACCAAGGAAATCTTGGAAGTTGTTGGTGGTGCCGAAGCTCTAAACGGCTAAGATCCACAATCACAGAATCAAGCTCTTGCATTATTGCAGGAGCTTTTTTATTAAGCGATTCTCTTGAATCGAATCAAATCTCTACCTCTCTTTGTATCCGAGGCATTAGAATGTGTGGATGTTATCTACCATCGCTGCCACGTTTTTGATGAGCCGCGCCGAGCTTATCCCCGGAAGAGAACTAGCGGCGAAGTTGAACAAACTGGACTCTCCGGATTTCTCAAATGTAGAAGGTGTATACAAAGAATATCAGCAGTTAGAGCGTAGGGTGGCATCATTCCCATCCCGGCAGGGCAACCTGGAGCCAAACGCGGCGGCTGAAGAGTGGATAGGCTTGCTTAACAAATCACTGACTTTGAAGGGGTATTCGGACAACTCCCTTCCCGAGAAGCTTGTTGGCTTGCTTCCAAGACCTGAAGCTTGGCCCCGACTCAGTGAGTTATTGCGAAAGCACTTTGGTTCGAGGACTACCCCGAGGGCAGTTGGACTCAGTGTTCTTGCCGAGCTACTTTCGGGGACGCCTCAAACACAAAAAGCAGCTTTAGCGAAACTTGCTCCGATAGGAAAGGGCTCTGGCAGCCAGTACTTGAATTCCACCCTCACAACTTTGAAGCAAGCGCTTGCGGCTCGGAATGGTGATCACGCCACAGCACTGCGCCTCATGCTCGAACTCGCCGATGCCGGAACATCCTATGTTTATGTCGATGATCGTGTTTGGGATGCGGCTGCTCCAAACCAAGAATCACTCATCAAGAACCTTCTGATGAAGTCCAAGACGCCAGTCATGTTCGGGCTCATCGATCCAAAGCGGAATTCCGAGGTGAGTCGGTGGGCTCTTGAAACGGCTCCAAAGCACCGGGTTGCGCAATGGGGTTTGGTACACCAGGTTGATCAAGGCTCTCTATATAAAGCGATTGCTGCTAGATTTAGTCCGTTTTCAAATGATTCGACACGAGTCAATTCTTCGGGACTCGCGGCTCGATCGCTCTATATCCTTGGACTTGCTGATCGAGGAGCAAAGAAGGAGGCATTTCAGGGTGCGGGCGATGGTTCAAGCCTGATGTTTGATCCAGCTCGATTGGAGGGATTAGGCGTCAAGAACGTAGCGGCCGTCCGAGAATTTGTACGCGAACTAGCTCTCGCCCACCCCTCGAAGAAATTGCTGTCTTACTATTCACAGCTTGCGAGGGGCGAGGAAGCTAACAGTCAGTTTGATACAGATGTTCGGTCGCTGCGGGGAAAGAAGGGGATCTCGGTTCAGGTGAAATCAGAAGCGGATCAACTATACATCAAGAGTTTGATGCGTAGAGACGAACTTGAAAAGGCCGCCACCGAGCTAAAACGATTCGCGGGGTCCATCAAAAAAGCTGATCAGCCGACTCAGCAATTCATTGAATCGACAGCCACGATTCTCGCCACACAGCTAGGCAAGCCTCAACTTCTATCTCTCGTGAAGTCGACGAAGGACTTGGAGCGGATCTCAAGCGGATACCCAAAGAGCGACCTGTTGATCAAGCAGAAGAAGTTTCCTGAGGCTCAAGCTGCTGCGCTTACAGAATTCGCGGCTCTTCAGCAACGGGGTGACTGGGGACGTGATCAACTCATCGTTACACTCATCAAAATCTACGAGGCCTCTGGAAGGTACGCCGATCTGGTCACGTTTGCTCAGGCGGTTGAATGGAGTAACGCGGAGAGTTTTCTCGGCACCTATGGCGACTTCTTTTATCAAGGTAGGCCAATGGATTCCTCACCCGATTCACCGCTGAGATTCGGGGAATTCTGCTTAAAGGCGGGTCGGCTCGACCTGGCCGCGATAATAGCCAAACATTCATTGCGTTCAGAGGTAGCGGATGACGGTGCTTACTCATTGCTCACTAGAGCGGAGAAAGCGAGCTCAATCCCGTTCTTGGAAAAACTTGCCGAGACTTTTCCTTACGAAGAACGACCCGTCATCTGGAAAGCAAAAGTCTTGTTCGAGGCAGGAAAACTCGATGAAGCTCTCGCCACCATCCAGTCAGCCATCGACATTGATCCTTCGGACGGGGAGACCGGGCCTGGAAAGCGCATGTACGGATACTCAGTCTTTGCCGACATCCTTGAGGCAAAAGGCGACAAAGAGAAGGCAGAGTTCTTCCGTGGAGCCGTCAAGGCAATCCGATTGAGCGAACAGGCTGACGCGCTCTTGAGAGATGGTCTAGAGACTCGAGCTCTTCGCAAGTACGAGGCGGCATTGGAACTCTTCTCCGGCGCTTATTGCATCCAAAGCCGTCTTGCAGTGCGCCTCGCCGAAGCAGGAAAGATGGATGAGGCGAAGGAGCACTACCGTGCGGCCTATGAGCTGATGTCGAGCAGTTTTGGTTACGTAGAAACGCACTGCTTTGGGTGCGAGCATGTTTTTGAGGGTGAGACGCAACAGGCTCTTGCAGAAGAGATTTTCCAGCGCCAACTAGACACCAACCCTGCCCGCCCGCAGAATCACTATTTACTGGGCTATTTGCGTGAAGAGCAAGGTCGCATTCCGGAGGCAATTTCATCCTATCGAACCGCGATCAAACTTGCACCTAAGTATCTTAACGCGATACTTAGGCTTGCGAATCTGCTGAAACCAGCCCCGGAGAATCGAGCAGAATTAGAATCGCTCGCCTCAGCGATCGCGAAACTGCAACCAGCTACGAAGATGAGCTACAACTCCGAAACCCCAGATTACGCGGAGCTTTACAGGCAGGTGGACAAGATCTACAGTCTTTTTGGATCGACTGGCACCATCGCTGAAGCATTGGGATTCAAGAGTCGATCCCCGGAAGATCGGTATTTCTATACTAGTTACGTAAACTATGTCCTCGCTCCGGGAGCTGCTATCGCCCAGACACGAACCTTTCAAGCACTGGGAAGCTTCATCCAGGCCGGCGCGTACGCACGGGGCACGACTTTCCTCGACTACTCGTCGAGATAAAGAAATGGTGAGCAGAGATCGGTCACAGCCCACCGCCATGTAAACTTAACGAATGAGCACACGGCTGAACCCTGAAGGAATTCCTCGGAATCAGTTGTTGTATGCCCTCGGAAACCGGGAGATGGTGGCTTTTCGGCGGAAGATGGACTCTTGCTTTCTGTGTTGCCGGCCGGATGTGAATGAGGCGGGACTCTGTCGCTACTGCTACTCGGCGCTGGATACGCCGGAGATTCAGGCGGCGGTTCGGTGGACGAGCGGAGTTGGACCTTGAGCCCGGCGGGGTTCTTCGTCACCGCGGTTTTCGTCGCGCTGGGATTCGTCGTCTCTCGATACCTCAGCAGCCGCAAAGGCAAGTACCTCGCCCATGTCGAATACTGGGTTCTGAGCCCGATAACGAAGCTCCCCGATCTGACCGAGACGATGGCGGCGGTGATGCAAAGCCCGGGAATTAGCCCGGCTGA
Coding sequences:
- the atpF gene encoding F0F1 ATP synthase subunit B produces the protein MAEQQSSSKGSALPGIIIGAILMVGGVYLDKVLHVAHEAGAAEHAGGEHAGQWTVPFLNKLDEMGLPLNPGITLATIGVLLIVMPAIKYFYTNPLKNAIDERNHNLESTFNEVETLRNEMTSMKGDYEKRIATTEAEAREKINAQIKEAQSLRQSLMAEAAAKSDALVKQAQEEISSEKAKVLGELRNHVTDLSLTAAEKVVGANMDTAANRKLVADFIADLEVKA
- a CDS encoding F0F1 ATP synthase subunit A; protein product: MTDLSQLSGISIANTQVSFLGWAVYFTIVLLVIGFFVQSALKGYNGRVFKTGPARMAEQLYLFLENMAVGAIGSHGRKYLPMLATFWMIIFVSNVVALFMPASPTTVLGFNFGLALCSIGYVQYEGIKANGLIGHVSHFAGPKLGLALLPITLMIFLIEIFSEIMKNISLSIRIFANMSGGHAAVESMNKLGEPAFLPLGEFLLPLKVLTCLVQALIFTLLTCVYLGLVTHHDHGDEAHAH
- a CDS encoding DUF5665 domain-containing protein — encoded protein: MDEQKTELQEAIERLTTQVEAQNKLLKEFVDSQTHFGKRLVAGLWTGLGTVLGATVVVSLLVVMLKPLAEVDWVGPIVNRVIDSLDRRRPVSEPPPAAQKTELKQVPTQNP
- the atpH gene encoding ATP synthase F1 subunit delta, encoding MAGDRVAKRYAQAAFEAAKNAKSVEIVGADLAGLQAALTGNGDLRAFLLSPNRGRDEKIALFEQALGEKVTALTSNLVKLMLEKRREEELLTIGDEFLTLRRAHEGIVHITVTSAIELTDSEKKQIVEKVSAKLGRKSEAEFAVDPTLVGGVKVAYDNFVIDGSVKGSLKRLRESLRQDNLKQA
- a CDS encoding RsmG family class I SAM-dependent methyltransferase; amino-acid sequence: MDWISAVSELGLSLSPEQISMFSVFQGDLYDRNQVMNLTRVSPEECGIRHFLDSLLLSSLIGDGQRVVDIGCGPGFPSWPLACARPDLKVTALDSSGKMLGFLARHPLSNLEIVNDRAESWGRREKFDVATGRAVAPLGIQLELSAPVVRIGGLVIPMRTPNDGFELSSLKELGLELVSFETQMLPGTDIERVFPIYKKVASTPRKFPRDWATIRKKPLA
- a CDS encoding AtpZ/AtpI family protein, whose translation is MVEDNDVSEVPSDDDIQARFDAIKAKLEPIAENPELDARVEAFLGQEPIAKVPTEIELEAERVAAKLNGLDERLNSAKQTYQNTKPKPNSVSGGLDQKTALGMGLGLSMAYTIIGAPLVGYGLGLLINKLTGNPGWHIWTTLIFSVIAIAWVAMIGAKTNDRL
- the atpG gene encoding ATP synthase F1 subunit gamma yields the protein MATLKQIRQRIRAAKNIQQITKAMKLVAAARLKKATDRVLEARPYADKLKDIMTSMSASGALPPHSLLTNREVQNILVIVMTSDRGLAGGFNTSILRKGTEFAKQNEGKGVKILGYGKKANIFFAKRGYDMVETFSAPSAGARLEDAIAITKKARTMFESGEVDAVWVIYSKFVSAVKQIPTVVQLLPIEAPSDVETSGGEVAFEPSADVVLDILLPRYFQTLVWQSMLESTASEFGARMSAMTAATDSAGKMIHTLTLKANRERQAAITKEILEVVGGAEALNG
- the atpA gene encoding F0F1 ATP synthase subunit alpha, with translation MAIRPEEITDILRKQLESFDKSAKTDHVGTVIQVGDGIARVHGLPDCQMGELLEFPNGVVGLALNLEEDSVGAVLIGDDTSIMEGDPVKETGKIIQVPTGKALLGRVVNALGQPIDNKGPIVTDTYQRLETMAPGVVDRQPVTEPLQTGIKAIDAMIPVGRGQRELVIGDRQTGKTAICIDTIINQKSTHEPGGSPVYCIYVACGQKASNVARVVKTLEENGALEYTTIVLASASDSNAEQYLAPFAGAAIGEFYRDNGMHALVIYDDLTKQAQAYRAVSLLLRRPPGREAYPGDVFYLHSRLLERAAKVSDARGGGSLTALPIIETQSGDVSAYIPTNVISITDGQIYLEPDLFFAGVRPAINVGISVSRVGGNAQIKAMKSVAGKLKLEMAQYRDVAAFAQFASDLDRSTQLQLIRGQRLTELLKQDLVSPVDVVDQIIAIFAGSQGVLDELTNEQVKPFEAGLLKFMHEKYSQVVESIRTSKAISKEAEDQLKAGIAEYAASFGK
- a CDS encoding alpha/beta hydrolase; the protein is MLTAAIAAVTIRLWEGDAPYATGKGENDIPTLTEFLPKKSSKTAVVVCPGGAYWVLADHEGKDYAEYLAMNGVAAYVLRYRLGQYGYRHPAMLADAQRAIRKVRSLGYTTVGIMGSSAGGHLAGTAAVHHAMKTYEPDKEVNLEAGPKIAAIDSLSARPDFAILCYPVTSFDKPYGHEFSGKQLLGDKPNRKLMDLMNLPKQINKDTSPTFLWHTQEDDGVPPQNSELFAAALRKAGVECEYHIFEKGKHGIGLADKAPYKNAHPWASNLIFWLRQHGWAPK
- a CDS encoding ATP synthase F0 subunit C; this translates as MSMIGLGLAILGVGLGLGMIGNGALQGMSRQPEAIGKLQVQMLIALAFVELMGFLTIFATSGFVGK